The following are encoded in a window of Acidobacteriota bacterium genomic DNA:
- a CDS encoding peptidase, with amino-acid sequence MVFLLFSLVLARTGIPLWVLIPLSALAALLVHAFLTRKIRRRKAILARPFPPEWETVLQSEVVFFRALEPEDRQRFRRELQLFLGEKRITGIKLRLDTRTRVLVAASAIIPIFGFPEWEWDQISEVLVYPDRFDDEYAFDGDRRHTLGMVGTGAMNRMMILSRPDLLNGFRDSRDKRNVGFHEFAHLVDKSDGSVDGIPSVGLQRDAIGPWIELVRRKMNEIERGKSDIDAYGLTSEAEFFAVASEYFFERPGILERKHPELYAMLSQVFNQNLSARAAAMAREMQRRPRRLGRNSPCPCGSGLKYKKCCLDR; translated from the coding sequence ATGGTATTCCTGCTGTTTTCGCTCGTCCTGGCGCGCACGGGTATCCCGCTGTGGGTTTTGATTCCGCTGTCGGCCCTGGCCGCGCTCCTGGTCCATGCGTTCCTCACTCGCAAGATCCGGCGTCGCAAAGCGATTCTGGCCCGGCCGTTCCCCCCCGAATGGGAAACGGTCCTGCAGAGCGAAGTCGTTTTCTTCCGGGCTCTCGAACCGGAGGACCGGCAGCGTTTCCGCCGCGAACTGCAGCTCTTTCTCGGCGAGAAGCGCATCACCGGAATCAAGCTCCGGCTGGATACCCGAACCCGGGTTCTGGTCGCGGCCAGCGCCATCATCCCGATCTTCGGGTTCCCCGAGTGGGAGTGGGACCAGATCAGCGAAGTCCTGGTCTATCCCGATCGGTTTGACGATGAGTACGCGTTCGACGGCGATCGGCGGCACACGCTCGGCATGGTCGGCACCGGCGCGATGAACCGGATGATGATCCTCTCCCGGCCCGACCTCCTGAACGGCTTCCGCGATTCCCGGGACAAGCGCAACGTGGGGTTCCACGAGTTCGCCCACCTGGTGGACAAATCGGACGGCTCCGTCGACGGAATTCCCTCCGTGGGGCTCCAGCGGGATGCGATCGGCCCGTGGATCGAGCTGGTGCGGCGCAAGATGAACGAGATCGAGAGAGGCAAATCGGACATCGATGCCTACGGGCTCACAAGCGAAGCCGAGTTCTTCGCCGTCGCCAGCGAATACTTCTTCGAGCGTCCGGGGATCCTGGAGCGCAAACACCCGGAATTGTACGCGATGCTGTCGCAGGTCTTCAACCAGAACCTGTCCGCGCGCGCAGCCGCCATGGCACGGGAGATGCAGCGGCGCCCCAGGCGCCTGGGGCGCAACTCGCCCTGTCCGTGCGGCAGCGGATTGAAGTACAAGAAGTGCTGCCTGGACCGCTGA